A single window of Leclercia adecarboxylata DNA harbors:
- the kdgR gene encoding DNA-binding transcriptional regulator KdgR translates to MAIADLDKQPDSVSSVLKVFGILQALGEEREIGITELSQRVMMSKSTVYRFLQTMKSLGYVAQEGESEKYSLTLKLFELGARALQNVDLIRSADIQMRELSRLTKETVHLGALDEDSIVYIHKIDSMYNLRMYSRIGRRNPLYSTAIGKVLLAWRDREEVKQILENVEYKRSTERTITTTDELLAVLDKVREQGYGEDNQEQEEGLRCIGVPVFDRFGVVIAGLSISFPTLRFSEEHLHEYVEMLHTAARKISEQMGYNDYPF, encoded by the coding sequence ATGGCAATCGCGGATTTGGATAAACAGCCAGATTCTGTTTCTTCTGTGTTAAAGGTGTTCGGCATCCTGCAGGCGCTTGGCGAAGAGCGCGAAATTGGTATTACTGAGCTGTCCCAGCGTGTGATGATGTCAAAAAGCACCGTTTACCGCTTTTTGCAGACCATGAAATCACTGGGTTATGTTGCACAGGAAGGCGAGTCTGAAAAGTACTCCCTGACTCTGAAGTTATTCGAACTGGGCGCACGCGCGCTGCAGAACGTCGATCTGATCCGTAGCGCGGATATTCAGATGCGTGAACTCTCTCGTCTGACGAAAGAGACGGTGCACCTGGGTGCGCTGGATGAAGACAGCATTGTCTACATCCATAAGATCGACTCCATGTATAACCTGCGCATGTATTCACGCATTGGCCGCCGCAACCCGCTGTACAGTACCGCCATCGGTAAAGTCCTGCTGGCATGGCGCGACCGTGAAGAAGTGAAGCAGATCCTCGAGAACGTCGAGTACAAACGCAGCACTGAACGTACCATCACCACCACCGATGAACTGTTAGCGGTGCTGGATAAGGTGCGTGAGCAGGGTTATGGCGAAGATAACCAGGAGCAGGAAGAGGGCTTGCGCTGCATCGGCGTACCGGTATTTGACCGCTTCGGCGTGGTGATTGCAGGCCTGAGTATCTCCTTCCCGACGCTGCGTTTCTCTGAAGAGCATCTGCACGAATACGTGGAAATGCTGCACACGGCGGCGCGGAAGATCTCTGAGCAGATGGGTTATAACGACTATCCGTTCTGA